TGAACTAGGTAGTTGAGTCTGATGAATCTTTAACATTAGTGGTGCAGATGGCCTCCATTTTCAAATAATTCATGTATCCAGACATGTTAGAAGGAATAATACATTTATCTTAAACACCTCCTCTTCTTGTTCATGTGTAGTGTGGTGTGCCGTCTCACTCAAGATGaaattttatattttcacacTGAATTTTACCATGGTTTCAAGGGAAGAGCTGATGGATGTTTTGGGACGTTTCTCACTACTGTTTCTAGCTAACACTTCTATGTGTGTAGGGGTGAAGCCATACGCTTGCTCCATTTGTGACATGAGGTTTTTCCAACGGTACCACTTGGCAAGACACAGCCTCACTCACACGGGTATGGGTCCTCTATTATTTACTTACTACAGCGAAGCCCGACTACCCATTGGCCGTTCAGTTTTTGTGCAGGAGTCAATATGATGTTTACTTTGATTCCACTTCAGTCTGGATTTTGTATGAACAGGGCTTTATATATTTTCCTGTTCCAGCTTTTCCATCTACTGTTACCGCTGGGTTATTACCCAGCTTGAGTTGGAAGGATAGTTTGAATGATGTCTGAAAGTGAGCAACAgttaaataaaacccaaaacCAAACCCATGTCACTGTGTTTGGCATGTCTGGATACATAAGTGATTACTGTTCACTCTATTTAATCATATTTCTCAAAAGTCGTTCTATGTGTGTGCAGGGGTGAAGCCATATGCTTGCTCCATGTGTGACATGAGGTTTTTCCAACGATACCACCTGGCgagacacacactgacacatacGGGTACCCTTTTTTTGCTTGATTCCTCCTGCTGTAGGCCTCTAGAAATTCAACCCTGTTTAGCCATAAAAGTCTTGTAGTTATCAATGTGGAATTAGACTTCTTCTTTTTGAAAAGGAAGTAAAAGCTCATTCCTaatatcttgtttttatttctttatttacatttatgtgTATAATTTAGTTCTTATGCATCTAGGTAGTGCCGTGTATCATTTGTGTTCAGTTGTCTGGAACAGTTTACTAAAGCCTGACACTCTATACGTTTAGGGGTGAAGCCGTACGCTTGCTCCATGTGTGACATGAGGTTCTTCCAGCGTTACCATTTGGCGAGACACAGCCTCACGCATACTGGTATGCATGCATTAATTCACAATTCACATGCTGACAAACTCTCGACAACTGCAGTGGAAGTCTAATGCTAaattttccaaaacaaacattttcaattgaTTCTAGGCTTTGTTGGAAAACTGTCCACTAAAAATGAGATTATGGATTTATGCCCACTAGTGTAATGTTAGTTCTGCATGTTCAGTGTTGCATATTCAACATAACTTGTTTGAGTAATGTCTGCATGCTTTTTCCAAATGTGTCTCCTTCTTGATGTTCACTGTTAAAATGCTGAGAAATATATTTGCTTTCTTTAGGGGTGAAGCCATATGCTTGCACAATGTGTGATATGAGATTCATACAGCGCTACCAACTGGAACGACACAGCCTTACTCATACAGGTATGTTCTTTTTCATATTGCGAATGATTGCAGTCTGCACTCGTTTAGACAACTGCTCCAAAGTCAGGTGTACAGTTGTCAATGTGATGATTGTGTGCGCTGCTCAGTAGCCTCATGCTCTGTATATGCTATGGTATACAGTGCATGATGTAAATAAACTTCTATTCGTCAGGTGTGAGTCAGGTTTCAGCTTGTTGACCATTATATCTTGACATCAAATATTAATGCCCCACAACATGACGACTGCTACAGAAGGGGCTTGTTCATGAATAATTGGCAGACAGAAATTTGGTGGAGCCGATTGTGTCTACAAACTCTTTCTTTATGTGTAATTTAATTCCATTGCAGTGCTGAAACGCTGCTTGGGCTGACAGTAACTTCATATTAACTACGACACAACACTGTAGGTGCATCACATTTGATGCTAGAAGTTTATTGAATCCATGCTGCAATGATTGTGAATTGTCTCTGATGGTTCCATGTCCTCTTTCTCCTGACATTATTAATCTTTCTTGATGACATCTggttgaagtatttttgatatGGTAATATATGGACCCCCCTTTGCATACAAACTCTGTCATCTCCCTGTCTCTAGTCTCTAGTTTCTAGTATCTTTTCTATGCTGACGGTtataaagcactttgtgaacagcattctgaagtgctacataaataaattaaatacataaagCCTTACTACTATGTTTTTTATCTTTATACTTTTATGTTCACATTCAGCGTATTGTTAtcatttctttttgttctttccTAATTCAGCAGTAGATGTCTGTGTCACACAGTTTACTGAAACGGATTTTGATTGGCAGGTAATATTTAGAACTGAAAACCTGGCCGCATGAAAACAATTATAAATGCTGATTTTATTGACTCAGCATTGTAGTTTGGGCGAATGAGGCATCCAAAATAATTTAtctaatttttttattaatttttatttctttatgcCAATTCAGTTGTTCTTTGCCAATTTTTCAAACAATGCTTTACTTCTCcccttttctttcttcctgctcTGCTGGTTATTTTCATCCTTGATGTCGTTACATATACATCTTTATCGTTTATTCTTGTTGACTCGCCCCTTCTCTGTATGTAAAGAGGGTCTTTGTTAATGCATCACAACATTTGcaaaatgttttaatttcaaattcATAGTTACTAGGAGCAAATTATTACAGTTTAAATGgttggatgtttttgttttatgttcagtTATCTATCCAAGTTATCTTATGGTTTGCAATTTCATGAGCTGTTTTTCCAGCTATGGAACATTAAAATCCTAATACTCAGCTCAATCGCAAATATGCCTATAAATGTATGACATTCTGTGCAAAGCTGTTTACCAACTGCCTAAAATTGACTTTTATGGGATCAGCGTGGCAAATTTAGTCAGATATTCACATGAGCTCGAGTTTTTGTTTGGATCGGCACCAGAAATGTGGTTTATTTAGGGCTTTTTATTCTTACTGTAAACTTTTGaagtagggctgaacgattttgggaACAAATTGAATCGCGATTTATTTTGATAATATTGTGGTTCAGAATACAATTTTTGGGGGCGACGGGGTTCAGTAAGAGCATTAAATCATTCTATAGTATGGAAACACGCAATCTGATACAGTCCTCCTTCCTGTAAGCCAGGCCCACCAATTATCATGAAATGAGATGAATTGATACATGTATTGAAATTAATATCTAAAACTATTGAtctgtaaaattaaataaatgaataaacattcaaACTTTAATTGCTGTACAATATTGACTTCAAGCCTTGTACATGTAGCATAGTTATCATtcccaaaggaaaaaaaacagtgttatgGGGAAACCAATCCCCAGACATGTGGAACTTCTATTTATTCTTCTTTCGCCAAGACTTGGTACCTGGTAAGATAATGGCTGTGGTAGAAAGTTCAACAGCATATGCAGACTTTGCGCCACACTTCACATTGAGTCGTCACCATGACGATGCAGGCTGCGCTAGATACTTAACACCATGGACACTGaggaaagtgatcaaataaagatCCAACATGAGAGTCGTGTGTCGGGCAGTCTAGGTCATCTTGACTCTTGCAACCGCTCCTGCTTGGTCATCAAACGGCGCTGAGCTCACTGCACTGTGCCTCTGATGGAGCGGGTTGCCAGTTGGATTACCGCTGAAACGAGCATTACATCGTGATGTtgatttgaattgaaaaaaaatcgttCAGGCCTATTTTGAAGATATTAGATTTTGGTTTTTGGGATGGGGTATTTTGGTATCCACCAATTCTCCCAATTTGGACATTGGCTCttgacttcaataaaaaaagatgaaccTGCTTCAGACAGAAGTTTGGTACAAGCAGATGTAGACAAAAAAACTCTGACGAAATTCCTCTGCAAACAAAGCGCTGATGAGTGCATCCAAACTTTACTAAGCATTTAGTAAAGTTTAGCACCAATAGTTTTTGGCAGTTGAGTTTTTATGCTAAAGCTGGTACTTTGTGTGTATAGGGGTGAAGCCGTACGCTTGCACCATGTGTGACAAGAGGTTTTTTCAGCGCTACCACCTGGCGAGACACAACCTCACTCATATGGGTACGCCTCTGCCAATCCTAACCCTGCAGCCAGATTAGGATGTCGTTGTGTGTTTGATCTGATCTTTCGCTTGATTTTTCTGGATGAGCTACATCTTATTGTCAAATGCACTTCTGAGATTTCAATACTGTTGCGGCAAACGGCAGCAAAGATGGGGTGTCTCATTGGTTATTAACCACAGGTCAATTTCTGAAatggtgttttcattcattaccatattaatAACATTCTCGATGCTCTGCATTTAGGTGTGAAACCTTATGCTTGCAACATGTGTGACATGAAGTTTTTTCAACGTTACCACCTGGCGAGACACAGCCTCACTCATACTGGTATGGGTCCGCTCATCGTGCCCTGTGCATTCAGTTGTAGAAGTCATCGTGCACATTTCAGCTTTGTGTTCGGACTTATTAGTTTAAGAGTCAAGCATGACAGAAGGATTTACACAATGTCATTTTAGCTTGGTTatctttacatttgttttatttatgtctAAAAATGCTAAGCAGAAATAGTTTTAGTTTGCATGTCAAACATGTGGTTAATAACCAATAGGTTAGACATGTAGCCCTTCGCAAAACTCAACACAGAGGCAATACGACATTAGTAGTTAGGTGTGAAACCTTTTGCCTGCACCAGGTGTAACCAGCCAACCTCACTCATATGGTGATGTGCCAGCCTACGTTACCAGCGCGCACCTTGATCAGGTCATAAACAGGACTGTCAGATTTTCCAGTCAATTGGAAGAAGTAGAAATATCATCAGCTCATATGTGTTAAGCTGTGGATTTGAAAATGATAACGCAATCAATCAATTTGACAAGTAGAAGTTGAGCAAGTGCAATGTGGTTAACAACCCATCAACCTTTAAAATAGTCCATGACCATCATTATTagagaagaaaatatttatgttgaggAAAGAGATTCTTCGGGGAAACCGGTTGACAACACAAGGTTTGTTCAGCACTACCAGCTGGTAAACCAGCCTCACCCGTCAGTGCACCTGCCCCTCGTGATGTCCAACAAGACGCCCTTTGTTGTGATGTGCTCCGACACCAGCTGATTAAAACTGATGTCATGACAACCACACAGTGGCTGGAGTTAAATCTGATCCCTTGCCACAGGTGATCTCCGTATGAGATGAGCGAAAATGAAGCACTTAGTAAAGTGATAATATGACACATTTCGAGTGCTTTTTGAAGTTGTCCACTGTTCCTCTGCTACATAGTGTTTATTCTCAATGACGAGTAGACTCAGTGCACTTTGCCGTATGATGTagtgaaaacatgtcagaacaGTCATATTTTTCTGAATGTTTCAGGTGAGCAGCATGTGGCGCTCAAACTATAGAGTGACCTGAGAGGAGCAAAGAAGTAGCTCCAGATAGgattttgtttaattatttttatagtTTAGTTATTTTCTATAATAGAGTCATTTTAAGAACAACATGTTTCCCTCTTATTTAGAATAATTACAATCGCAAACAAAATTGGCCATGTCAGCATTAACCCAGGGTTTTGTGTTTAACTAGCGTTGGGTGTCGTTTGAGTTTTAACATTTCCGGTTCCGCATGTCGATATATTCTGGGTCAAACCAGATCAAATAACACAAAACCTTGTCAGCACGAGTAGTTTACCGTATTGCATATAACTGTCACATGAAACAAGGTCTTGTTTAGAACATGAGCTTCCCTGTCGTCCTAGGCAGCACAAGGACATTCTTCTTCTCTAGTTGCACTAATTTGTCCAACAGATTTTGAGTTAAGATTATTCAAAACAAGTGTTTCTACTGCCTCCAACAATACAAAGCATGGCTAACTGCTATCTGAGCAACGAGCAGCAAAATTAACCCATGGCCTAACCGCTGAAACACACTTGACCATTCCTTCATTTCTGTGCCATGCTGGCTCAAGGTGTTGTTCAAAGCGTCTTCGAGGACAGTGTAACTGGCAACAGGCAGCACTAGGGCTGTCCTCATCTTGTACTGCACATGCCCAACCCTAATATCTATTTACTGTGCGCATTGCTTCTATGATTATGTTACCCCATCTGCCGAAACTGATTAGAAATCCACCTGATAGCTGACATGATTAATGACCCGAACCTTAAGTCCTtgcacattttacatcagtttgagTGTGACCTAGTTATTTAAAGTGACACATTAATAGTGTCAATAAGTTTTCCCCGAGAGTCGGTTCAAAATTAATTGTGCATGATGTAGAATGCAGCAAACATTTTTGGATAAGTCAGCAAATGTGTGGTTAATAACCAATACGGTGTACTGTCAAGTGAAAATGTAGGTGATGTAATACTGCGACTCTGCGTTTAGGTGTGAAACCTTATGCTTGCACCATGTGTGACAAGAGGTTTTTTCAGCGCTACCACCTGGCGAGACACAGCCTCACTCACATGGGTATGCGCCCGCCCACCTTGCCCACGTCACTGACATCAGACTGCACCTTCAGCATGTCTTAAACACCTGCCTAGTTGTTGTTTAAAGTGAAGGCTGCGTATAGGGCCCTTTTCCTCTCAATCTGCTGAAAGCTTTCTAACAATAGGtgctgtgtgacatcatcagctcaTGCAATGTGTTTAGCTGTGGATCTGAACTgatgtttttcctcatttaaTTTGCTGAAGGttttataaaaaagaaaagcgaGTAAATACAACCCACTAATTGGAACAGCGGTGAACAACCCATCATTTCCTGATCCATGTCAATCAAACAGTAATCTCAGAGATGTATGGCCGTACCAAAGTctttgaaaataatgtattgatGCTTTGCATTTAGGTGTGAAACCGTTTGCTTGCAACATGTGCGACATGAGGTTTGTTCAGCGCTACCACCTGGCCAGACACAGCCTCACGCATACGGGTATGGGTCCGCCCACCTGCCCTTCTCACCAGTCACCACTAGGGCTTTATTTGGCGCACTCCTTCAGCCCAGTCTGGCCTGAAACATCTGATTTGATAAGTCACCTGCTAAGTTTGCTAAGTTACCTGTAAGTCCTTGGCATTgttaagttttgttttgtttgttaaagGCTTGGTACAAGTGTTTGTAAAAGGATTTATTTCACAGTTCATGTAGCATTTTAGCAATTAATAGTGTACAAGATGATACAAAGGAGAGGGCATTTGGCTATCAGAAGttgaattttcatttcaacaatATGATGTATAAATTGTTCACAATACTTGAGCTCAATTCCTGTCCTCAAATGtgtctaaaaatgttgatggagCACATCTCTGCTTAGACATAACTCAAatatacaattttttttctcatattttaatgtttttgcttttaccATCTATAGTCACACTGACATAGTTGCATGTTTCAACCGAGAGTTTTATAGTGATTGTATTTTAGTGGTACTTTGATGGGCGGGGTTAATatattgctgtgtgtgtgcgtgtgtgcagggGTGAAGCCGTATGCTTGTTCCATGTGTGACATGAGGTTTATTCAGCGTAACCACCTGGAGAGACACAGCCTCACTCATACGGGTATGAGTTCTTTTACCGTACCCTTCATGTGAGAAAGGCTCAAGCATTGAAAACTCTAGTTTGGGTTGCCAAGTCATTTGATGGGATGTTGAACCAAAAAACCCCGACTTTTGGggggctgctgtttgttttagatCTGGGCCGTGAAAAAGAAATTCCACTCTGATCTACACATAATGAGTTGATGACAAGGCCTTTAACATGATGCTGAGCTACTGGTTAGAGTTTAGCTAACTCATTGTGTAGTGTTGCTGTAGCTGTTGAAGAGGTAGACGTCAGGATAGATGTAAAACACTTCTCCTTGTTTATGTTGCCCCCTCTGCCTGAACTGATTATACATCGATGTGCTTTTTAGGAGAGAAGCCATTTGCTTGTGACATGTGTGACATGAGGTTCATCCAGCGCTACCACCTTGAGAGACACAAACGTGTCCATAGTGGGGAGAAGCCGTACCAATGTGAACGCTGCCAGCAGGTTGGTACCACATTCGTTTACTGATGTGTAAAATACATGCAAGTGACGTCATCTTCTAAATATGCTCTCTTCCTGAAGAACTTCTCGCGGACAGACCGGCTACTGCGGCATCGGCGATTGTGTCAGGGCCGCAGCGTGGCAAAGGTGGAGAACCAGCCGTGCTGCGAACCACGGCCCTACCAACAAGAGCCCCCACCCGCGCCCCCCACCTGGAGTCCTATGCACCCTGCTCCAGGTCGGCTGGCCGTCTGACATTCCCTCCCGTCCTCCACGCAAGCAGAGACGGGACAAGCAACTGGTTCTTCTCAGCTCCATGTGGAGTGGCGCCACACTCCAGCACAGTCGGATCTCTGCTCTTTGGATCGTAAATGACTGAGGGCGGTTTTTCTTTTAACGTTCAGATGTTTCTTTTGTGTGCCCTCACATATTTTTTATAAGAAGACATTTCAGTGATGTCCTTTTTTgtactttgtttatttttctggggTGGGGGATCAGTCATTTTTTACTGTTAGAATATATCTAAGTTTAGTGGTACTTGGGTAGGTCCAGCGATGGGACCTGTCCAACCTTGCagcaaaaaaaacgaaaaacaaaaaaaagatgcaaacgTGAGAAACCTTTTTTGTATTCTTACTTAATTGGCATATTTTGTCACTAAATAGTTGCCACTTAGGTCTACGTTGAACTGAAATCTCAACTATGGTCGTTTGTCCAAACCAGATCTTGTTGGCCTTCATAGGTGTCTGTGAAGCACTGTATGCTGTCACATGTTGAGACTTTCTTCTTGGCCAACGGTCTGGTCCTGGAGCAGGGTGTGTCTCTGAGCTGCTGTTCGGAAGAATCTGTAAATAACAAGGTCTTAACTGGCACAGTGGACGAGCCAACAAAAGGGTTTGTCTGCGATGCAGAACTCTGAAAAAGGACGATAGCCAAAGTCCCGGACTTCCAAGGAACGGACGGTGCTGGCGATGGGACTGGCTCCGCCCGCTCGCTTGAACAAGACACTGGTTTGATTCTCTCTCCCATGTTCTCTCATGTCGCTTGTACAGATTTCTCACGTTGTGATTTCAGTGAGGAGTGAAACAAAATCTTGTGACCTTAAACGTGCTTCTTTTGCCTCTTGCCTTTTATCTCAACTGTTTATTATTGTGGATCAGACATACTTCCCTGGAGAACATTTTCTATTGCTTTTGTCTCCTGCCAAGCCGTCACCATTACGGAATGCTGACGGCCGCCGCCGCGACACTCGAACTGAATCTCCCATCTGGAGAGCCTTTttggtgaatttttttttttttttttttggttgttgttaCTGATTAAATTTTAACACATTATagatatatatgatatatagatagatatatatgaGGAGCCCTCAGAGTCCTTGTGAGAGGTCAGTCGTGCTGAAATGTTCCCACTGCAGTGCTTGAGCCGATCACAGGCCACAGCAGAATCCACACTCTGCTGCTCACTAACAATTGCCTTCTTAATGCCGATCTTTTGTGGTTGTATAATGGATGTCTGTCATGTCAATGGGTCTAGCCTTAAATGCAGATACACAAATAATTGTGGAAGATAATGCTGTAATGAATGGTCTGTTTTAACTATGATGATCAAACAGTAGACAAAGTCTTGGACTGTCTGGAAGCGAAACGCAGCTGGAACCATTTCTGATCTTGAGCAAAAACATGCTTGTTCTGAAAATGTGTGGTGACGATGCACCAATTGGAGCCTTAGACTGAATgtggaggtgtttttttttcccttgtgtgattattcaaaatgttcaatattatttttaattgacaTTTTCTACCAATGGTACCAGCCGTACTATCCTAATGTTCAGATAAGACAGGAGTCAATGACGTGTTCTGGTAACTGCAGAAGAAACAAGCACCGTTGAGTTAAGGGCGACAGTATATACTGAATATCACGTGTCTATAACGTTGTTTTACAATTCTCAGTCTTTGTTTAAATGCAATAGAATCTTGTCGATAAGATTGAGGTGCGATGGGTCAAATTGGTGAGTCTGAGACTTAACCATTACATTTTTGATTGATCCTTGGATATATTTTCTGATACAATTGTAAACACTGgagtgaaaggaaaaaaaaaatacttcggACTGTACCACGTTAAAGATAAAGCCTGATCATTTCTCCTGCAGGACCATTTGGATCAGGACCGCCCCAGTAAATGTGCTCGATTTGGACACGGGAGCCACAAGAGAATACTGTCCTGTTCTCGTACAACGTCCCTGGTTTTGTAATAACTTCTATGGCCAATTGTACTAGACGAGCAACAGCGTATCAGTAGCTGTCACAGACTACTTCtattcttttctttccttttttttttttttttttcttagtctTGCATGCAGAGTTCCGGTCCTTGGTTAAAAAGGGATCTTGATTTTGTGTAGGAAAACGAGAAGAGTAATTTCCTAATTTAAACGCAAAAGTGACAACATTGTGAAATGGGCGAATTAAAGTGTACCCTTGTGATCCAAATAGTTTCAACTGTAAGAACAACAGGAGAGGCTTCTTACTATCATGCTAAAATAAAAGACTTTGTAATGGACTCGATGTTGACTGTGATGATTTGGGGGGTTTAAACAGAGAACTTTGGTGGAGAAATCCATCTCTAAGCactaggattaaaaaaaaaacgagcaCGTTTATTATCGCGAAACTGGACATCAACACAAGGTTGAAGctatgtttattttgctttgacAAACAAACACGATTTCTAAGAATTATTTAATTTTCAGTAAACATTCAATTGTATAGACAATTGGTGAGCTGCGACAATTGCGTTGGGTTTGGAAGGAAATTAGGCTTTTTTTATACGTGAAGTAAATGTTATTGCCGTTTAATCCTCAACCAcgaaatgtttttcaaacatttaaacaagacTCTGTTTGAAAAAGGCCGATTTATGATCAGTTAGCTAGTAAACAGCTAGTTAGCAACACTAAGAGCTGTGGGGATTGACACTCTCAGCGAAATTTAAATACAATTCCTAAGGGGTTAAAACTCCTGTAAAATCGAGAACACCTTCTCAATTTACTGGCGACGATTGTCTAAACGTATGAAGCGAGAATAATTCaagaattgtttttgttttcaagcgGCTCTGACCGCGTCAATGAGCTCCAGTCCAGTAGGTGGTGCTCACACACTTGCTTGTGAAACTGTCATTCGAATCGTTTCAAAACAGAAGAACGAAGAAAGGGAAGGAAAATATGGCTTATCTTCGAATATTGATCTAAAATATGAGTTCGTTGGGTttttatttgagaaaatacGATATACTGCGGACCTAAAATGCTGAACGGCACCTCTGCTCGGGTGAAAATGGAGGAGAGCACTCCGTCTTGTGGGGGATTTAAACCCGCAGCTGAGCTCGGCTTGTCTCCCACCGCCAGGTTTCTGCAGGTCGAGCTGGAGTTGAACCTCCTCCTTCGCCAGCTGAAGTTCAGTGACCCAGTACAGTATATTTACTCGCCGCTGGAGTACGCCTGGGACACACACCGGTGCTTCGTGGAGAAGTACTGTCGCGCCGGACAGAGCGTGCTATTCCTGGGCATGAATCCGGGACCCTTCGGCATGGCTCAAACCGGGGTGAGCGTCACTCAttgatggtgttttttgtcttcttctaaAAAGGACAAAGTCTCTTCCATAATGAACGGTCAGATACGTTCTGTTCCTGTAGTTGTctctttcattttgatttattttgtgaattTGGAGACGGGGGCTTTTTATGTCTGTGTTGtgaaatgttcaaatgaaaatagaatacattttacaaaaaaaatgcaaacataaCACAACTATTTATGATAATTTATAGTAGTAAACTACTTTGTGAGACTTTCCTCCATCTGTCAAATTTAGAAATGTGCTTTTTCCTGGTGCAGtaaatgtacagtatgtgttgTCTCAGGTCCCCTTCGGTGAGGTGAAGTCAGTGGTGGACTGGCTGCAGGTGACAGGGGAGGTCAGTCGACCTGCTGTGGAGCATCCAAAGAGAAGGATCACTGGACTGGCCTGCACTCAGAGTGAAGTGAGCGGCGCACGCTTCTGGGGATTCTTCAGGAAGCTGTGCGGTGAGCCTGAGCTGTTCTTCCGCCACTGCttcgtccacaacctctgccctCTTATCTTCATGAGTGCCAGTGGGAAGAACCTGACCCCCCCGGAGCTGCCTGCAGGTGagcgggagaagctgctgggaCTGTGTGACGCTGCTCTGTGTCAGGCCGTGCAGGCTCTGGGGGTTTCCATGGTGATCGGGGTTGGACGGGTTGCAGAGCAGCGGGCACGCCGTGCgctctctgctgcaggtgtggaTGTGCGAGTTGAAGGTGTCATGCATCCCTCACCCCGAAACCCACTGGCCAATAAAGGCTGGGAGGCTGTCGCTAGAGCCAAGCTGACAGAGCTTGGTGTGTTGACACTGCTGAGCGACACGTGAGGGTTTCTTCTTCACAATCCTGTGACTCTTTATCTTCATTCAGTGATTCCTGTTTTCAAATGAGAGACCAGAACTCTGACGCACCACTTGGAAAGACCTCCGGATTGAAAGCAATGACTCTTACAAGATTCCATTATTAGTAAGGAAATGTTAAAAGCAGGGTATTTTATCTCATTTTGTCTGTGAACATTATTTAATTCAGAATGTACGACTCTTCTCTCATCTATTCATGGATAATGTTCATTTTACCActgttttctgaagtgtttacATTTACTCACCTTTGCGAGTTGCAAAACATGATTCAAACATGATTTGAATTTGATTCAGTTGAAGTTCATAATGTTTCCACAGCGCAGTAAAACCATCCTTGTAGCAACATCACTTATTGTTCTATACTCTTGGGTGTTTCCTGGGGCCCACATGTGGCCTGCTACATCAACTTATCTGGCTCACGTGAGGTCTTTTTTGTATTGATTTCTTGGTACAATAACTTTAAGTTTGTGGACAAACTtgaagtgtgtatatatata
Above is a window of Synchiropus splendidus isolate RoL2022-P1 chromosome 6, RoL_Sspl_1.0, whole genome shotgun sequence DNA encoding:
- the znf740a gene encoding zinc finger protein ZFP2 isoform X2; protein product: MALMQASTMAAPPKKMMAPLGHGPPQREGPDRPPQGHMILPSGMSCPPLLIRKEGDFQAPRLLDEKEMRANEDMQQKKKNRKTVTPCKGTGGDENGPSSKVQKNFICDHCYGAFRSGYHLKRHILIHTGEKPYACAVCDMRFIQRYHLERHSLIHTGVKPFACSMCDMRFFQRYHLERHRLTHTGVKPYACSMCDMRFFQRYHLARHNLTHTGVKPYACSICDMRFFQRYHLARHSLTHTGVKPYACSMCDMRFFQRYHLARHTLTHTGVKPYACSMCDMRFFQRYHLARHSLTHTGVKPYACTMCDMRFIQRYQLERHSLTHTGVKPYACTMCDKRFFQRYHLARHNLTHMGVKPYACNMCDMKFFQRYHLARHSLTHTGVKPYACTMCDKRFFQRYHLARHSLTHMGVKPFACNMCDMRFVQRYHLARHSLTHTGVKPYACSMCDMRFIQRNHLERHSLTHTGEKPFACDMCDMRFIQRYHLERHKRVHSGEKPYQCERCQQNFSRTDRLLRHRRLCQGRSVAKVENQPCCEPRPYQQEPPPAPPTWSPMHPAPGRLAV
- the znf740a gene encoding zinc finger protein ZFP2 isoform X9: MSHLPSSSVRDHMKWAGLLGCEAVLSSMALMQASTMAAPPKKMMAPLGHGPPQREGPDRPPQGHMILPSGMSCPPLLIRKEGDFQAPRLLDEKEMRANEDMQQKKKNRKTVTPCKGTGGDENGPSSKVQKNFICDHCYGAFRSGYHLKRHILIHTGEKPYACAVCDMRFIQRYHLERHSLIHTGVKPFACSMCDMRFFQRYHLERHRLTHTGVKPYACSMCDMRFFQRYHLARHNLTHTGVKPYACSICDMRFFQRYHLARHSLTHTGVKPYACSMCDMRFFQRYHLARHTLTHTGVKPYACSMCDMRFFQRYHLARHSLTHTGVKPYACTMCDMRFIQRYQLERHSLTHTGVKPYACTMCDKRFFQRYHLARHNLTHMGVKPYACNMCDMKFFQRYHLARHSLTHTGVKPYACTMCDKRFFQRYHLARHSLTHMGVKPFACNMCDMRFVQRYHLARHSLTHTGEKPFACDMCDMRFIQRYHLERHKRVHSGEKPYQCERCQQNFSRTDRLLRHRRLCQGRSVAKVENQPCCEPRPYQQEPPPAPPTWSPMHPAPGRLAV
- the znf740a gene encoding zinc finger protein ZFP2 isoform X8; this encodes MSHLPSSSVRDHMKWAGLLGCEAVLSSMALMQASTMAAPPKKMMAPLGHGPPQREGPDRPPQGHMILPSGMSCPPLLIRKEGDFQAPRLLDEKEMRANEDMQQKKKNRKTVTPCKGTGGDENGPSSKVQKNFICDHCYGAFRSGYHLKRHILIHTGEKPYACAVCDMRFIQRYHLERHSLIHTGVKPFACSMCDMRFFQRYHLERHRLTHTGVKPYACSMCDMRFFQRYHLARHNLTHTGVKPYACSICDMRFFQRYHLARHSLTHTGVKPYACSMCDMRFFQRYHLARHTLTHTGVKPYACSMCDMRFFQRYHLARHSLTHTGVKPYACTMCDMRFIQRYQLERHSLTHTGVKPYACTMCDKRFFQRYHLARHNLTHMGVKPYACNMCDMKFFQRYHLARHSLTHTGVKPYACTMCDKRFFQRYHLARHSLTHMGVKPYACSMCDMRFIQRNHLERHSLTHTGEKPFACDMCDMRFIQRYHLERHKRVHSGEKPYQCERCQQNFSRTDRLLRHRRLCQGRSVAKVENQPCCEPRPYQQEPPPAPPTWSPMHPAPGRLAV
- the znf740a gene encoding gastrula zinc finger protein XlCGF57.1 isoform X22, encoding MSHLPSSSVRDHMKWAGLLGCEAVLSSMALMQASTMAAPPKKMMAPLGHGPPQREGPDRPPQGHMILPSGMSCPPLLIRKEGDFQAPRLLDEKEMRANEDMQQKKKNRKTVTPCKGTGGDENGPSSKVQKNFICDHCYGAFRSGYHLKRHILIHTGEKPYACAVCDMRFIQRYHLERHSLIHTGVKPFACSMCDMRFFQRYHLERHRLTHTGVKPYACSMCDMRFFQRYHLARHNLTHTGVKPYACSICDMRFFQRYHLARHSLTHTGVKPYACSMCDMRFFQRYHLARHTLTHTGVKPYACSMCDMRFFQRYHLARHSLTHTGVKPYACTMCDMRFIQRYQLERHSLTHTGVKPYACTMCDKRFFQRYHLARHNLTHMGVKPYACNMCDMKFFQRYHLARHSLTHTGEKPFACDMCDMRFIQRYHLERHKRVHSGEKPYQCERCQQNFSRTDRLLRHRRLCQGRSVAKVENQPCCEPRPYQQEPPPAPPTWSPMHPAPGRLAV